The Opitutales bacterium ASA1 genome window below encodes:
- the uvrB gene encoding excinuclease ABC subunit UvrB: MLFKLAADYQPTGDQPQAIEKLVASVRAGNRCQTLLGVTGSGKTFTMANVIAQCDRPVLIISHNKTLAAQLYSEFKGFFPENAVEYFVSYYDYYQPEAYVPQTDTFIEKDSSINDEIDRLRISATSALISRRDVIVVASVSCIYGLGSPEDFLAMMIPLRVGMSLARDGFLERLVENLYERNDVALSRGRFRARGDVVDVMPAYLETGLRVEFWGDTIESLREFDPLTGEMGRPLDSFQLYPANQFVTPKDKLEAAVGAIKAELAERIDHFEKKGFLLEAQRIAMRTNYDLEMMQELGFCNGIENYSRHLSGRKSGDRPFCLIDFFPKDFILMIDESHVTVPQIGGMYAGDRSRKETLVNFGFRLPSALDNRPLNWDEFKQLAGQTLFVSATPAAYEIEQSAVVAEQVIRPTGLLDPEITLRPTKGQVENLIGEIRAAVEAGERVLVTTLTKRLSEDLTSFVRDAGIRVEYLHSDIDAIERVEILRRLRLGGFDVLIGINLLREGLDLPEVALVAVLDADKEGFLRSRTSLIQTAGRAARHERGRVIFYADTITDSIRETIEVTNYRREKQMAYNAEHGITPRSVKRGVQASLHDAEYEKRKEGDAAVAESGSDEDVAAVIAELEDEMQLAAGALEFERAALLRDQIQALKSGEFRSTGGTTAGAGGSARGKTRGSYARGKSRARKGR, translated from the coding sequence ATGCTCTTCAAGCTCGCAGCCGACTACCAACCCACCGGCGATCAACCGCAGGCGATCGAGAAGCTCGTCGCTTCCGTGCGCGCGGGTAATCGCTGCCAGACGCTCCTCGGCGTGACGGGCTCGGGCAAGACGTTCACCATGGCCAACGTCATCGCGCAGTGCGACCGGCCGGTGTTGATCATCTCGCACAACAAGACCTTGGCGGCGCAGCTCTACTCGGAGTTCAAGGGATTCTTTCCGGAAAACGCGGTCGAGTACTTCGTCAGTTACTACGACTACTACCAGCCCGAGGCCTACGTGCCACAGACCGACACGTTCATCGAGAAGGACTCTTCGATCAACGACGAGATCGACCGCCTGCGCATCTCGGCGACGAGCGCGCTCATCAGTCGACGCGACGTGATCGTGGTGGCGAGCGTCTCGTGCATCTACGGCCTCGGTTCGCCGGAGGATTTTCTCGCCATGATGATCCCGTTGCGCGTCGGCATGTCGCTCGCGCGCGACGGCTTTCTCGAGCGGCTCGTGGAGAATCTCTACGAACGCAACGACGTCGCGCTCTCGCGCGGACGGTTTCGCGCGCGCGGCGACGTGGTCGACGTCATGCCTGCGTATCTCGAGACGGGCCTGCGCGTGGAGTTCTGGGGCGACACGATCGAGAGCCTGCGCGAATTCGATCCGCTCACCGGGGAGATGGGGCGGCCTTTGGATAGTTTCCAATTGTATCCAGCGAACCAGTTCGTGACTCCGAAGGACAAGCTCGAGGCCGCGGTCGGCGCGATCAAAGCCGAGCTGGCCGAGCGCATCGATCACTTCGAGAAGAAGGGTTTTCTGCTCGAGGCGCAGCGCATCGCCATGCGCACCAACTACGACCTCGAGATGATGCAGGAGTTGGGGTTCTGCAACGGGATCGAAAACTACTCGCGGCACCTCTCCGGCCGGAAGAGCGGCGATCGACCATTCTGCCTGATCGATTTCTTCCCGAAGGACTTCATCCTCATGATCGACGAGAGCCACGTGACCGTGCCGCAGATCGGCGGCATGTACGCGGGCGATCGGTCGCGCAAGGAGACGTTGGTCAACTTCGGGTTTCGGCTGCCGTCGGCTTTGGACAACCGGCCGCTCAATTGGGACGAGTTCAAACAACTCGCGGGTCAGACGCTCTTCGTCTCGGCCACGCCCGCCGCTTACGAGATCGAGCAGTCGGCCGTCGTGGCGGAACAAGTCATCCGACCCACCGGCCTGCTCGATCCGGAGATCACGTTGCGTCCGACCAAGGGGCAGGTGGAGAACTTGATCGGCGAGATCCGCGCGGCGGTGGAAGCGGGTGAACGCGTGCTCGTGACCACGCTGACGAAACGTCTCTCCGAAGACCTCACCAGCTTCGTGCGCGACGCGGGTATCCGCGTGGAGTACCTACACTCCGACATCGATGCGATCGAGCGCGTCGAGATCCTGCGTCGGCTACGTCTCGGCGGCTTCGACGTGCTCATCGGCATCAACCTCCTGCGCGAAGGGCTCGACTTGCCCGAGGTCGCACTCGTGGCCGTGCTCGATGCCGACAAAGAGGGCTTTCTCCGCAGCCGCACCAGTCTCATCCAGACCGCGGGCCGCGCGGCGCGTCACGAGCGCGGGCGCGTGATCTTCTACGCCGACACCATCACCGACTCGATCCGCGAGACCATCGAGGTGACGAACTACCGTCGCGAGAAGCAAATGGCCTACAACGCCGAGCACGGCATCACGCCGCGCAGCGTGAAGCGCGGTGTGCAGGCGAGTCTGCACGACGCCGAGTACGAGAAGCGCAAAGAAGGCGACGCGGCGGTCGCGGAGTCGGGCAGCGATGAAGACGTCGCGGCGGTCATCGCCGAACTCGAAGACGAGATGCAACTCGCGGCCGGCGCGCTGGAGTTCGAGCGCGCGGCGCTCCTGCGCGACCAGATCCAAGCGCTCAAGTCGGGCGAGTTTCGCAGCACGGGTGGCACGACGGCGGGTGCCGGCGGAAGCGCTCGCGGCAAGACTCGCGGGAGTTACGCGCGCGGGAAGAGCCGCGCGCGCAAGGGGCGTTGA
- a CDS encoding thiamine pyrophosphate-binding protein: protein MTPALSIGEYLIRRLHALGVRHVFGIPGDYVLGFYDMLERSPLEVVNTCDEQGAGFAADAYARVHGLGALCVTYCVGGLKVANAVAGAYAEKSPVVVISGSPGIGERARDPLLHHKVRDFDTQKKVFEQLTVASAVLDDARTAFREIDRVLSAALRFKRPVYLELPRDLVGACGPADHAPAEERGESDPRTLRTAVNEAVTRINAARRPVILADVELHRFHLQEHVVRFARRTQIPVAATLLGKSVVGEQHPFYLGVYEGAMGRDEVRRHVEGSDCLVMLGAFMTDINLGVFTARLDPARSIYATSERLSVGLHRYDDVRFEDFVPALVRARVRKRTLPRIQRVDARPSKRPGSPGAALTVAEVFAQLNAFLDGGTVVVADVGDALFGAADLFIHQRTEFLGPAYYTSMGFAIPAALGVGKAKPDARALVVVGDGAFQMTGMELATLVRNRLDPVVVVLNNSGFGTERPMQDGPYNDVARVDYHRFPELLGADRGWKADTAGAFAEALREARERRGELVLIEAVLDPHDRSPALTRLTKRLAERIR from the coding sequence ATGACCCCAGCTCTTTCGATCGGCGAGTACCTGATCCGACGCCTGCACGCACTCGGCGTGCGCCACGTCTTCGGCATACCGGGCGACTACGTGCTCGGTTTCTACGACATGCTCGAGCGCAGTCCGCTCGAGGTCGTCAACACCTGCGATGAACAAGGCGCGGGTTTCGCGGCGGACGCGTACGCGCGGGTGCACGGCCTCGGCGCGTTGTGCGTCACCTACTGTGTGGGCGGCCTGAAGGTGGCGAACGCGGTCGCGGGCGCGTACGCGGAGAAGTCTCCGGTCGTCGTGATCAGCGGCTCGCCCGGCATCGGAGAGCGCGCGCGGGATCCGTTGCTGCACCACAAGGTGCGCGACTTCGACACGCAGAAGAAGGTGTTCGAACAACTCACCGTGGCCTCCGCGGTGCTCGACGATGCGCGAACGGCGTTTCGCGAGATCGATCGCGTACTGAGCGCGGCGCTGCGCTTCAAACGACCCGTGTATCTGGAGCTGCCGCGCGACCTCGTGGGTGCGTGCGGTCCGGCGGATCACGCGCCGGCGGAAGAACGCGGAGAGAGCGATCCGCGTACCTTGCGGACGGCGGTGAACGAGGCGGTGACGCGGATCAACGCCGCGCGGCGACCGGTGATCCTCGCGGACGTGGAGCTGCATCGTTTCCATTTGCAGGAGCATGTCGTGCGCTTCGCGCGGCGCACACAGATCCCGGTGGCGGCGACGCTGCTGGGCAAGTCGGTCGTGGGCGAACAGCATCCGTTCTACCTCGGAGTCTACGAAGGCGCGATGGGGCGCGACGAGGTGCGTCGGCACGTCGAGGGAAGCGATTGCCTCGTGATGCTCGGCGCGTTCATGACCGACATCAACCTCGGCGTGTTCACGGCGCGGCTCGATCCCGCGCGCTCGATCTACGCCACGAGCGAGCGGCTTTCCGTGGGCCTGCACCGTTACGACGACGTGCGCTTCGAGGACTTCGTGCCGGCGCTCGTGCGGGCTCGGGTGCGCAAGCGGACGTTGCCGCGTATCCAACGTGTGGATGCGCGACCGAGCAAGCGGCCCGGCTCTCCGGGGGCTGCGCTCACCGTCGCGGAAGTCTTCGCGCAATTGAACGCATTTCTCGACGGCGGCACCGTCGTCGTGGCGGACGTCGGCGATGCGCTCTTCGGTGCGGCGGACTTGTTCATCCATCAACGCACCGAGTTTCTCGGTCCGGCCTACTACACCTCTATGGGCTTCGCGATCCCGGCGGCGCTCGGCGTAGGCAAAGCGAAGCCGGATGCGCGGGCGCTCGTCGTCGTGGGCGACGGAGCGTTTCAGATGACGGGCATGGAACTCGCGACCCTCGTGCGCAACCGGCTGGATCCGGTCGTGGTCGTGCTGAACAACTCCGGATTCGGCACCGAACGACCGATGCAGGACGGTCCCTACAACGACGTCGCGCGCGTCGACTACCACCGTTTTCCGGAGCTGCTCGGCGCGGACCGTGGTTGGAAAGCGGATACGGCGGGCGCCTTCGCCGAAGCGTTGCGCGAGGCGCGCGAGCGGCGGGGCGAACTCGTGCTGATCGAAGCGGTGCTCGATCCGCACGATCGATCGCCGGCGCTGA